From a region of the Zingiber officinale cultivar Zhangliang chromosome 4B, Zo_v1.1, whole genome shotgun sequence genome:
- the LOC121977638 gene encoding UPF0047 protein YjbQ-like produces MAAKWAQKTVVVPAQRRGCHLITPKIVEEIQQDLSGFKCGLAHLFLQHTSASLTINENYDSDVQSDTETFLNRIVPEGRSAPWKHTLEGE; encoded by the exons ATGGCCGCCAAGTGGGCACAGAAGACCGTCGTCGTCCCTGCTCAGAGGCGCGGATGCCATCTCATCACCCCCAAG ATTGTTGAAGAGATACAACAAGATTTGTCGGGCTTCAAATGCGGCCTTGCTCATCTTTTCC TGCAACATACAAGTGCTTCTCTCACCATAAATGAGAATTATGACTCTGATGTTCAGAGCGACACTGAAACATTTCTGAATCGGATTGTGCCAGAG GGTCGATCTGCACCGTGGAAGCACACATTGGAAGGTGAGTAA